One genomic window of Chitinophagaceae bacterium includes the following:
- a CDS encoding response regulator transcription factor, with product MLKCIIVDDEPLAQEVLENYVQRVGGELNLVKKCSNALDAFQSLHNEKIDLLFLDIQMPVIDGLSFLKSLKNPPAVILTTAYPNHAIEGFDLDVVDYLLKPISFERFLKAVNKVIEMRKAMSNPEGNTDYMFVKVDSKLVKINYADIIYIEGMKDYLKIFVKERPLVVHQTMKKIEDLLPRNKFIRVHKSYIVAISAVNSIVGNFIEINGKEIPIGANYKEHLIKLVFKLNT from the coding sequence ATGCTAAAGTGTATCATAGTAGATGATGAGCCGCTTGCACAGGAAGTGCTCGAAAATTATGTGCAAAGGGTAGGAGGTGAATTGAACCTCGTTAAAAAATGCAGTAATGCGTTGGATGCTTTTCAATCGCTGCACAACGAAAAGATAGACCTGCTCTTCCTCGATATACAGATGCCGGTGATCGATGGCTTGTCGTTTTTAAAATCGTTGAAGAATCCGCCTGCGGTCATTCTTACCACGGCGTATCCAAATCACGCGATTGAAGGTTTTGATCTTGATGTGGTTGATTATTTGTTGAAGCCGATTTCATTTGAACGTTTTCTGAAAGCGGTAAACAAAGTGATTGAAATGCGCAAAGCGATGAGCAATCCGGAAGGTAATACTGATTACATGTTTGTAAAAGTGGATAGCAAGCTCGTAAAGATTAACTATGCTGATATTATTTATATTGAAGGCATGAAAGACTATTTGAAAATATTTGTGAAAGAACGTCCGCTGGTTGTGCATCAGACGATGAAGAAGATTGAAGACTTATTGCCCAGGAATAAGTTTATCCGTGTTCATAAATCATACATCGTTGCTATCAGTGCAGTGAACTCCATTGTTGGGAATTTTATTGAAATCAATGGAAAGGAAATCCCGATTGGTGCCAATTATAAAGAGCACCTGATAAAGCTGGTATTTAAACTGAATACATGA
- a CDS encoding histidine kinase: protein MKNTRSVYLQQLNNWLQQPTVLRVLMHVGFWLFWLFRTFYDIVSLYGWGAGELLFMLVYAATQIPMMYFHLYLLVPQLLNKRRYVIYAAATIALVFAYSYVNFQLLTLIPVSISSVGLHDYITQLNSQYDIIEGFFTLVITYSIKYAGQVRSTQTRLLQLQRDNLTLELNALKAQINPHFLFNTLNNIYSLALRKSDKTADMVLRLSDMMRYVLYECNSGAVELEREVEFVSNYIELERIRHGNHVSISYVQTGDVGDRSIEPLLLIPIVENSFKHGINAQMINGFVEIHLDVLNNSLKLSVENSIPKNGSAGKESGGIGLENVRKRLELIYPDHHTLVIESHSDRYKVNLQLNFS from the coding sequence ATGAAAAATACCCGATCTGTTTATCTTCAGCAATTGAATAACTGGTTGCAGCAGCCAACGGTATTACGTGTATTGATGCATGTCGGGTTTTGGTTATTCTGGCTGTTCCGCACTTTTTACGACATCGTTTCATTGTATGGCTGGGGCGCAGGGGAATTATTATTTATGCTGGTGTATGCGGCTACACAGATTCCGATGATGTATTTTCATCTGTACCTGTTGGTTCCGCAGTTGCTCAATAAGCGCAGGTATGTGATTTATGCGGCGGCAACCATTGCTTTGGTGTTTGCCTATTCCTATGTGAATTTTCAGTTGTTAACCCTGATACCTGTTTCCATTTCCAGTGTAGGATTACATGATTATATCACGCAGTTAAATTCGCAATACGATATTATTGAAGGATTTTTTACGCTGGTGATCACTTATTCCATAAAGTATGCAGGGCAAGTACGTTCTACACAAACACGGTTGCTGCAGTTACAACGTGATAATCTTACCCTGGAGCTGAATGCCCTGAAGGCACAGATCAATCCGCATTTTCTATTCAATACCCTCAATAATATTTATTCACTTGCCTTACGTAAATCCGATAAAACGGCTGACATGGTCTTGCGCTTAAGTGATATGATGCGCTATGTGTTGTATGAATGCAATTCCGGCGCTGTGGAATTGGAACGTGAGGTGGAGTTTGTAAGTAATTATATTGAGCTGGAAAGGATCCGTCATGGGAATCATGTATCTATCAGTTATGTGCAGACAGGTGATGTGGGAGACAGGAGCATTGAACCTTTGCTGCTGATTCCCATTGTAGAGAACAGCTTTAAGCACGGCATCAATGCCCAAATGATAAACGGTTTTGTGGAGATACATCTCGATGTGTTGAATAATAGTTTAAAGCTGTCTGTTGAAAACAGCATCCCGAAAAACGGATCAGCAGGGAAGGAGAGCGGCGGAATCGGACTGGAGAATGTGAGGAAGCGTCTTGAACTGATTTATCCTGACCATCATACGCTGGTGATAGAATCTCACAGCGATCGTTATAAAGTAAATCTTCAATTAAATTTTTCTTAA
- a CDS encoding DUF885 domain-containing protein — MQFMIKPTNALLALSLLITSCSSDEKKVSESTDPQLSLQPLLAQYYDDHLKLFPLEATQSGDNRFNDQLPNDMSAEFRSREKLMLGQYLDSLEKYDRAKLNANDQMSYDVLKWELAISMERLQYPEDLMPINQFWSLPLTMGQLGAGSGNQPFKTVKDYENWLGRINGFTTWCDSAIGNMRKGMDQGIVYPKILMERVLPQMQSIVTKDVTKNLFYQPILNLPELNFSDEDNKRLTALYTKAISEQVVPSYQKLYDFIRNEYIPKSRSSAGISAIPGGAAYYQFLIKYWTTTDMNADQVFALGQSEVKRIRGEMEKVMQEVGFKGDLKQFFHYLHTDKQFLPYKTKEEVLDAYRAIEDREKPFLKNLFTVFPKTAFEVRETEAFREASASAEYNQGTPDGSRPGIFYVPIVDPAKFNNISMEDLFLHEAIPGHHYQTSLQQENKNLPDFRRFIWYGAYGEGWALYCESLGKELGLYKDPYQYFGMLSEEMHRAIRLVVDAGIHTKGWTREQAIQFSLENEAESEADITAEIERYMAIPGQALSYKVGQLKIIELRQKAQQKLGDKFSLAKFHDELLKDGCLPIAVLEAKMNKWMEMQ, encoded by the coding sequence ATGCAATTCATGATTAAACCGACCAACGCACTGTTAGCACTTTCTTTATTGATTACATCCTGTTCTTCTGATGAAAAGAAGGTGTCAGAATCAACTGACCCACAACTTTCGCTTCAACCATTACTTGCACAATATTATGATGACCATTTGAAGCTGTTTCCACTGGAAGCCACGCAGAGCGGTGACAACCGTTTTAATGATCAGTTGCCAAATGATATGTCAGCAGAATTCCGTAGCAGGGAAAAATTGATGCTCGGACAATATCTCGACTCTCTTGAAAAGTATGATCGTGCAAAACTGAATGCAAATGATCAGATGAGCTATGATGTATTGAAATGGGAACTTGCAATCTCAATGGAAAGACTTCAATATCCTGAAGATCTCATGCCCATCAATCAATTCTGGAGTCTGCCGCTTACCATGGGACAGCTCGGTGCCGGCAGCGGCAATCAACCATTCAAAACAGTAAAAGATTATGAGAACTGGTTAGGACGTATCAATGGATTCACAACCTGGTGCGATTCAGCTATCGGAAATATGCGCAAAGGAATGGATCAGGGAATAGTGTATCCGAAAATACTGATGGAACGTGTGTTGCCGCAAATGCAAAGTATCGTTACAAAAGATGTAACAAAGAATCTTTTCTATCAACCTATTTTAAACTTGCCGGAATTAAATTTCTCTGATGAAGATAATAAACGGCTGACAGCACTCTACACCAAAGCCATCAGCGAACAGGTTGTTCCCTCCTATCAGAAATTGTATGACTTTATCAGGAATGAATACATTCCGAAATCCAGATCCAGCGCAGGCATCTCTGCTATTCCCGGTGGAGCCGCTTATTATCAATTCTTAATTAAATACTGGACCACAACAGATATGAATGCAGACCAGGTATTCGCACTCGGACAAAGCGAAGTGAAACGCATAAGAGGTGAAATGGAAAAAGTAATGCAGGAAGTGGGCTTTAAAGGAGATCTCAAACAATTCTTTCATTACCTGCATACCGACAAACAATTTCTTCCTTACAAAACAAAAGAAGAAGTACTGGATGCTTACCGTGCGATTGAAGACCGTGAAAAACCATTTCTGAAAAACCTGTTCACCGTTTTTCCGAAGACTGCTTTTGAAGTGCGTGAAACAGAAGCCTTCCGCGAAGCGAGTGCCAGCGCTGAATACAACCAGGGAACACCAGATGGATCAAGGCCCGGCATTTTTTATGTTCCAATAGTTGATCCCGCCAAATTCAATAACATTTCTATGGAAGATCTCTTTCTGCATGAAGCCATTCCCGGCCATCACTATCAAACTTCTCTACAGCAGGAAAACAAAAACCTTCCTGACTTCCGTCGCTTTATTTGGTACGGCGCTTATGGGGAAGGCTGGGCTTTATACTGCGAATCTCTTGGAAAAGAACTCGGACTTTATAAAGATCCTTATCAATACTTCGGTATGCTGAGCGAAGAAATGCACCGCGCAATACGGTTGGTGGTTGATGCCGGCATTCATACAAAAGGATGGACGAGAGAACAAGCTATTCAGTTTTCACTGGAGAATGAAGCAGAGTCTGAAGCAGACATCACTGCAGAAATCGAACGTTACATGGCCATTCCCGGACAAGCATTAAGCTATAAAGTTGGTCAGTTGAAAATTATTGAGTTACGCCAGAAAGCACAACAAAAGTTAGGTGATAAATTTTCATTGGCAAAATTTCACGACGAATTGTTGAAAGATGGTTGCCTGCCGATTGCTGTGCTGGAGGCGAAGATGAATAAATGGATGGAAATGCAATGA